In the genome of Deltaproteobacteria bacterium, the window CGACGGGACGGCCGGATCGCCTGGATGGTCCGCCGAAACAATCCTAAGCTCCTGGCCGACCTCAACGCCTTCATCGACAAACATAAAAAAGGGACCAAGATCGGCAACATTCTGTTCAAGAGACATTTCTCCCCGACCTCGGATCTGAAGAATCCCGTCATGCCCGAAGACAATGCGAAGCGGGAAAAATTCGTTTCCCTGTTCAAAAAATTCGGTCTCCAATACGGCATCGACTGGAAGCTCGTGGCGGCCCAGGCCTACCAAGAATCGGGTTTCGACCACGGCCAACGGTCACCGGCCGGAGCCATCGGCATCATGCAGATTATGCCCTCTCTGGCGGAGGACCCTCGGGTGGGCATTGCCGACATTACCTCGGTGGAGGGAAATATCCATGCAGGGGTCAAGTATCTGGCCCTCATCCGCGACCTCTATTTCGACGAAGAAAATCTTTCAAACAGCGAACGGATTCGATTCGCTCTCGGGGCCTACAATGCCGGACCGACGAGTATTCGCCGGGCAAGGGATCAAACCGAAAAACTGGGTTTTGATCCCGACCGATGGTTCCGAAATACCGAATACGGGGTACTGCACAGCATCAGCGAAGAGCCGGTCCGGTATGTGAGCAACATCAACAAATACTATCTGATCTACTCCCTAGCCGAGGCCATGAACACCCGCAAACAGATGATGAAGCAGAAACTTGAGGCCTCGGCAGAGGGAGCCCCCCGCCCATGAACCAGTTCGGACATCCCCATCGACTGACCGGGTTCCACATCGAACTACCGCACATCATCGAGGCCGTGGCCGATCCGGTGTCCGGATTCTTTCACAGGCCGAACGACTTCCTCCAACTCCACGACCACGTGCTGCCAAGACTCTGGGAAAATGTCCGGGTCGAGAAGCCCTGGCTGGATATCTGGCATGCCGGATGCTCGACGGGCGAGGACACGTATTCCCTGGCCATGCTCCTTTTCGAGTTCGCTTCGGACAATCCCGACTGTGACGCCCAGATTCTGGCTACAGACTTTTCGCGGGAATCGCTTGATGCCGCATCTCTGGCCGTGTATTCTGAAACCTGCGCCAACAGGCTGTCCTACGAGATGAAGCGCCGCTACCTCCTTCGTAGCCGATCCAGGACCGAATCCATGGTCCGCATCCGTCCGGAGATCAGAAACGTGGTTCGCTTCAGACGACTGGACTTCATGGAAGACTTCAACTTCCGTCACGAAATGGACCTTGTCTTCTGTCGAAATCTCATCCACCTCTTCCATATCCCGGTCCAGCAACGTCTCTTGAGTCGAATCCGTAAGCACAT includes:
- a CDS encoding chemotaxis protein CheR, translating into MNQFGHPHRLTGFHIELPHIIEAVADPVSGFFHRPNDFLQLHDHVLPRLWENVRVEKPWLDIWHAGCSTGEDTYSLAMLLFEFASDNPDCDAQILATDFSRESLDAASLAVYSETCANRLSYEMKRRYLLRSRSRTESMVRIRPEIRNVVRFRRLDFMEDFNFRHEMDLVFCRNLIHLFHIPVQQRLLSRIRKHMSPWACLVLGHPLSWTDHHLEEFLPGFYFLKE